The following are encoded together in the Coffea arabica cultivar ET-39 chromosome 1c, Coffea Arabica ET-39 HiFi, whole genome shotgun sequence genome:
- the LOC113735181 gene encoding protein ALP1-like, with the protein MEYDGYVNGGNLSDDSDDDELMLAFAAFILAGLALFDPYINSGQRRRIRDSAQSGPQYVIELINGHRDRIFDNLRMEAPLFLQLCDLLVQRGYWVAHPTQRVGIHESVAICLLCLSHNERHRVLADRFQHSPETTDRHLRRCLRSLVRLGRDLVRPVDYHTTHPRIQNSALFWPWFKDCVGAIDGTHVSAWCTAEDRERYRNRHGSLSQNVLAVCDHNMRFTYVRVGWEGSAHDSRILQEVIQDPNCAFPWPPAGKYYAVDAAYQNMAGFMAPFKGARGTAQERAVRTLFNKRHASLRNIIERTFGVLKKRFPILKGPMQNYMMATQINIVLACMALHNFMREYVPNDAYFAEEEADIALEDNINPFNPMPAAQAPDMSAAGIAEWNESRRAIADMMYYYQHQ; encoded by the exons ATGGAGTATGATGGTTATGTGAATGGTGGGAACTTATCTGATGACTCGGACGACGACGAGCTCATGTTGGCCTTCGCTGCCTTTATTCTTGCTGGATTGGCCTTATTCGACCCGTACATCAACTCGGGCCAGCGCCGAAGAATTCGAGATAGTGCACAGTCAGGTCCTCAATATGTTATAGAGCTGATCAACGGCCATCGAGACAGAATATTCGACAACCTTCGAATGGAAGCTCCCCTTTTCCTCCAATTGTGTGACTTGTTGGTTCAGAGGGGCTATTGGGTGGCCCACCCGACACAACGGGTGGGGATTCATGAGTCCGTTGCTATATGCCTGCTGTGTTTGAGCCATAATGAGCGACATAGGGTGCTTGCCGACAGATTCCAACATTCTCCCGAGACAACGGACCGCCATCTACGCCGCTGCCTTAGATCTCTCGTTCGATTGGGACGTGACCTGGTCCGACCGGTAGATTATCACACAACCCATCCAAGAATACAGAACAGTGCTTTGTTTTGGCCCTGGTTTAAG gatTGCGTTGGAGCGATTGACGGAACACACGTTTCGGCCTGGTGTACAGCCGAAGACAGGGAACGGTACCGGAACCGGCATGGTAGCTTATCACAAAACGTTCTAGCCGTGTGTGATCACAACATGAGATTTACTTATGTCAGGGTAGGGTGGGAGGGTAGCGCACATGATTCTAGAATCTTACAAGAAGTCATACAAGATCCTAATTGTGCATTTCCGTGGCCACCAGCAG GGAAGTATTACGCGGTGGACGCGGCTTACCAGAATATGGCAGGATTTATGGCTCCATTTAAAGGTGCACGCGGAACTGCGCAAGAGCGGGCAGTGAGGACACTCTTCAACAAACGGCATGCATCGTTAAGAAACATTATAGAACGTACGTTTGGCGTCTTGAAGAAACGATTTCCAATACTTAAGGGCCCTATGCAGAATTACATGATGGCTACTCAAATTAATATTGTACTGGCTTGTATGGCCTTGCACAACTTCATGCGAGAGTATGTTCCAAATGATGCATATTTTGCTGAAGAAGAAGCAGATATAGCATTGGAAGATAACATAAACCCCTTCAACCCAATGCCCGCAGCACAAGCTCCAGATATGTCGGCTGCAGGAATTGCTGAATGGAATGAAAGTAGGAGAGCAATAGCCGATATGATGTACTATTATCAGCACCAGTAG
- the LOC113723683 gene encoding putative disease resistance protein RGA3 — protein sequence MILESLIEGKVEGDRREVIVQKIQDELKEKKYFLVLDDLWNDQEVLLNDFFSTLAGLNAKKGSWCLVTTRLQEVAIILSRHPQINFTRHELGKLCNDDCWSIIKKWATLGEEVPKELEDMRRQVLRRCDGLPLAAKLIGGLLSKKRKEDWLSILEESLLNGDQGGIEQIVKVSFDHLSPAPVKKCFAYCSIFHQDTELEQDRLVELWMAEGFLRPDSQNERMMEKIGYEYLRILLQTSLLEEVRDWRGTWYKMHDLVHDFAKSILNRNSSNQDRYLAVYSSERMVETISEKSSLRTLFLEGGIADDMLSKFKYLHVLKLFGADVKELPTSVGKLIHLHLLDISGSWIRTLPESLCKLYCLQTLRIGMLEEGFPKEMSNLISMRHLHYNNNNYTRREIQMPSGIGRWTCLQKLEFFNIGRQEEGRGIQELGTLQDLKGSLEIRNLELVNGKDDAELANLSKKPNLHRLVYEWCNRYRGSVNCDEDVLEGLQPHPNLKELQILKFMGDQFPQWFMNLTSLVELRVANCTRCRELPTLGQLSSLQHLYLTGLENIRSIGLSFYSTSAEEDGGSGGSSTISRQTFFPALKKLSLESMKNLEEWKDAPEMMSTAGEVHVMDVFPVLEKLSISNCPQLTTIPTPSRFPSLDVLKIKKNCHVSLAEKVLSNIANLSSLKLSGGSYHRIESLKLVRRPESSLSIDGCNSLFTYTLERLCLFPTLQSVELRFVNNITTLRGMSCQKIFINFKL from the coding sequence ATGATTCTAGAATCGTTGATAGAAGGAAAGGTTGAAGGGGATCGTAGGGAGGTAATAGTTCAAAAAATTCAAGATGAactcaaggaaaaaaaatatttccttGTTCTTGATGATTTGTGGAATGATCAAGAAGTATTGTTGAATGACTTTTTCAGCACATTGGCGGGACTCAATGCGAAGAAAGGGAGCTGGTGTCTTGTTACCACTCGTCTGCAAGAAGTGGCAATTATTCTGTCTAGACATCCGCAGATCAATTTTACTCGCCATGAGCTAGGAAAGCTCTGCAATGATGATTGCTGGTCTATCATTAAAAAATGGGCAACTTTAGGGGAAGAAGTACCAAAAGAATTGGAAGACATGAGGCGCCAAGTTTTAAGAAGATGTGACGGTCTTCCTCTGGCAGCAAAGTTAATCGGAGGTTTGTTatctaaaaagagaaaagaggacTGGCTATCTATTTTGGAGGAGAGTCTCTTGAATGGAGATCAGGGTGGGATTGAGCAAATAGTTAAGGTGAGTTTTGATCATCTGTCACCTGCACCGGTTAAGAAATGTTTTGCATATTGCTCAATTTTTCATCAAGATACTGAATTGGAACAAGATCGACTAGTTGAGCTTTGGATGGCTGAAGGCTTTCTTCGACCGGATTCCCAAAATGAAAGAATGATGGAGAAAATAGGATATGAGTATTTGAGAATTTTGCTGCAAACTTCCTTATTGGAAGAAGTAAGAGATTGGAGGGGaacatggtataaaatgcatgatcTTGTGCATGATTTTgcaaaatcaattttgaatcgTAACAGCAGCAATCAGGACCGTTACCTTGCAGTATACTCATCCGAAAGAATGGTGGAAACCATCAGTGAAAAATCATCACTTCGCACATTATTTCTGGAGGGTGGCATAGCTGATGATATGTTATCAAAGTTCAAATATTTGCATGTCCTAAAATTGTTTGGAGCAGATGTCAAAGAGTTGCCGACCTCCGTTGGCAAACTAATCCATTTACACTTACTTGACATTTCAGGTTCTTGGATTAGAACTTTGCCAGAATCTCTTTGCAAACTTTACTGTTTGCAAACACTGAGAATTGGCATGCTTGAAGAAGGTTTTCCAAAGGAGATGAGCAATTTGATTAGCATGAGACATCTtcactataataataataattatacaaGACGAGAAATCCAAATGCCATCCGGGATTGGACGATGGACTTGTCTTCAAAAGTTAGAGTTCTTTAACATTGGTCGTCAAGAGGAAGGTCGTGGTATCCAAGAGCTTGGAACCTTGCAAGATCTTAAAGGCTCCTTGGAGATCAGAAATCTTGAATTAGTAAATGGCAAAGATGATGCTGAACTAGCAAACCTATCTAAAAAGCCAAATCTGCATCGGTTGGTATATGAGTGGTGCAATAGGTATCGGGGAAGTGTTAATTGTGATGAAGATGTGTTGGAAGGCCTCCAACCTCACCCAAATTTAAAAGAGTTACAAATTTTGAAGTTCATGGGTGATCAGTTTCCACAATGGTTCATGAATTTGACATCACTGGTGGAGTTGCGTGTGGCGAATTGCACAAGATGCAGAGAACTCCCCACCCTAGGACAGCTGTCATCCCTCCAACATCTATATCTGACTGGACTGGAAAACATAAGAAGCATTGGGCTTTCATTCTACAGTACAAGTGCTGAGGAGGACGGCGGATCAGGAGGTTCAAGCACTATTAGCAGACAAACATTCTTTCCAGCCCTTAAAAAACTCTCTCTTGAAAGCATGAAAAATTTGGAAGAGTGGAAGGACGCACCCGAGATGATGTCAACCGCAGGTGAAGTACATGTGATGGATGTGTTTCCCGTGCTTGAAAAGTTGTCTATTAGTAATTGCCCCCAGCTGACCACCATTCCAACTCCAAGTCGTTTCCCAAGTCTTGATgtattgaaaataaaaaagaattgcCATGTTTCGCTGGCAGAAAAGGTTTTGAGCAATATAGCCAATCTCTCGTCCCTTAAATTAAGTGGTGGTAGTTATCACCGCATCGAGTCTCTGAAATTAGTGAGACGACCAGAGAGCAGCTTGAGTATTGATGGCTGTAACAGTCTATTCACTTACACGCTTGAGCGACTCTGTCTTTTTCCAACTCTTCAGAGTGTAGAATTGAGGTTTGTCAATAATATAACAACATTAAGAGGAATGAGTTGCCAGAAGATCTTTATCAATTTCAAGCTTTAG
- the LOC113723686 gene encoding putative disease resistance protein RGA3 — translation MADAPVSATIQVALQAVVSLAADHREFPEELERLDKSAAMIRGFLAGADKDMRRPGVQNWLEQLEDEVFKADNVLDELNYENLRRKVKYQNQLTKMKVFFCFSFFNKIGFRWRLGSMIRGVNANLERIHRDAEGLGLAYKRPEAFATIVTGATTSRQTDSKIVRSDVLGRDEDESKIVKKLLTESESVSISVVSITGKPGLGKTTLAKAVYNNSQFDNHFDKKIWVCVAKEVEIMELFKMILESSTRKKAEVDGREVIVEGIETELKEKRYLLVLDDLWNHQEGLLNDFFTTLEALKPKKGSCCLVTSRLQQVPIVLSRHRRINFTRHDLRKLYDDDCWSIVKNWATVGEKVPKELEDMREQVVRRCDGLPLAATLIGGLLSKKRKEDWLSILEESLLNGDQGGIKQIIKVSFDHLSPAPVKKCFAYCSIFHQDTELEQDLLVELWMAEGFLQPDPQNERMMEGIGYEYLRTLLQTSLLEEVKEERRTWYKMHDLVHDFAKSILNHNSSNQDRYLAVYSPERINEKASASLRTLFLEGGIADDMVSKFKYLHVLKLFGADVEELPTSIGKLIHLHLLDISESSIRTLPESLCKLYCLQTLRIGMLVDGFPKEMSNLISMRHLHYDDDTGRDDDDDDDDTGREIQMPSGIGRWTCLQTLEFFNIGRQEEGRGIQELGTLKDLTGSLEIRNLELVNGKDDAELANLSKKPNLYRLVFEWGNRDRESDNCDEDVLEGLQPHPNLKELHIRYFKGDQFPQWFMNLTSLVELRVANCTRCRELPTLGQLSSLQHLYLTGLENIRSIGLSFYSTSAEEDCGSGGSITISRQTFFPALKILSLERMEYLEEWKDAPEMMSTAGEVHVIDVFPVLEKLSIWRCSQLITIPTPSRFPSLDVLKIKENCHVLLAENVLSNIANLSSLELSGGRSQPIESLKLVRRPESSLSIDSCDSLPTDMLEQLCLFPTLQSVELRHADNITTLRGMSCAACLKRLVVYHCQNLRELPEDLYQFQALEHLEIRGCPRINSFGYPNIGQKGLLKSLEEFTVDGCHELTRLPVEMFESCTSLRELKLSYCRSLVSFPLDLRRTPSLESFSLRRCPNLIAEMPSGFGYLTSLRKVEIGPFSDYSVIEFDWAGLASSSSLRHVSLHGMPDTKSLPHQLQDLTTITSLSLSGFGAIEALSDWLGNLASLEELILFNCPKLEYLPSVDAMERLKLRCLEIWYCPLLTERCTPQSGSEWPKISNIPERKSD, via the coding sequence ATGGCTGATGCTCCTGTTAGTGCTACTATTCAGGTTGCATTGCAGGCGGTTGTTTCTCTTGCCGCTGATCATCGTGAATTCCCAGAGGAGCTGGAGAGACTCGACAAATCTGCTGCAATGATCCGAGGCTTCTTGGCCGGTGCCGACAAGGACATGCGTAGACCAGGGGTGCAAAATTGGCTCGAGCAGCTGGAAGATGAGGTTTTCAAAGCTGACAATGTGCTGGACGAGCTCAACTATGAAAATCTTCGTCGGAAGGTGAAGTATCAAAATCAACTCACGAAAATGAAGGTATTCTTCTGCTTTTCATTCTTTAATAAAATTGGTTTTCGTTGGAGGTTGGGTTCAATGATCAGGGGGGTCAACGCGAACCTTGAAAGGATCCATCGGGATGCAGAAGGTTTGGGACTGGCCTACAAGCGGCCAGAAGCATTCGCTACTATTGTTACTGGAGCCACAACAAGCAGACAGACTGACTCGAAGATTGTTCGAAGTGATGTCCTAGGAAGAGACGAGGATGAATCAAAAATAGTTAAGAAGTTGTTGACCGAATCTGAAAGTGTCAGTATTTCAGTTGTTTCCATAACTGGCAAGCCAGGATTAGGAAAAACAACTCTAGCTAAAGCCGTTTACAACAATTCACAGTTTGATAatcattttgacaaaaaaatttggGTTTGTGTGGCTAAAGAAGTTGAAATCATGGAGCTCTTCAAAATGATTCTAGAatcatcaacaagaaaaaaggcTGAAGTGGATGGTAGGGAGGTAATAGTTGAAGGAATTGAAACTGAACTTAAGGAAAAAAGATATTTGCTTGTTCTTGACGATTTGTGGAATCATCAAGAAGGATTGTTGAATGACTTTTTCACCACTTTGGAGGCACTCAAACCGAAGAAAGGGAGCTGCTGTCTTGTTACTTCTCGTCTCCAACAAGTGCCAATTGTTCTGTCTAGACATCGGCGGATCAATTTTACTCGTCATGACCTAAGAAAGCTATACGATGATGACTGCTGGTCTATCGTGAAAAATTGGGCAACTGTAGGGGAAAAAGTGCCAAAAGAATTGGAAGACATGAGGGAGCAAGTTGTAAGAAGATGTGACGGTCTGCCTCTGGCAGCAACGTTAATCGGAGGTTTGTTatctaaaaagagaaaagaggatTGGCTATCTATTTTGGAGGAGAGTCTCTTGAATGGAGATCAGGGTGGGATCAAGCAAATAATTAAGGTGAGTTTTGATCATCTCTCACCTGCACCGGTTAAGAAATGTTTTGCATATTGCTCAATTTTTCATCAAGATACTGAATTGGAACAAGATCTACTAGTTGAGCTTTGGATGGCTGAAGGCTTTCTTCAACCGGATCCCCAAAATGAAAGAATGATGGAGGGAATAGGATATGAGTATCTGAGAACTTTGCTGCAAACTTCCTTATTGGAAGAAGTAAAAGAGGAGAGGAGaacatggtataaaatgcatgatcTTGTGCACGATTTTgcaaaatcaattttgaatcatAACAGCAGCAATCAGGACCGTTACCTTGCGGTATACTCACCCGAAAGAATCAATGAAAAAGCATCAGCATCGCTTCGCACATTATTTCTGGAGGGTGGCATAGCTGATGATATGGTATCAAAGTTCAAATACTTGCATGTCCTAAAATTGTTTGGAGCAGATGTCGAAGAGTTGCCGACCTCCATTGGCAAACTAATACATTTACACTTACTCGACATTTCAGAGTCTAGTATCAGAACTTTGCCAGAATCTCTTTGCAAACTTTACTGTTTGCAAACACTGAGAATTGGCATGCTTGTAGACGGTTTTCCAAAGGAGATGAGCAATTTGATTAGCATGAGACATCTTCACTATGATGATGATACAGGAcgcgatgatgatgatgatgatgatgatacaGGACGCGAAATCCAAATGCCATCCGGGATTGGACGATGGACTTGTCTTCAAACGTTAGAATTCTTTAACATTGGTCGTCAAGAGGAAGGTCGTGGCATCCAGGAGCTTGGGACCTTGAAAGATCTTACAGGCTCCTTGGAGATCAGAAATCTTGAATTAGTAAATGGCAAAGATGATGCTGAACTGGCGAACCTATCTAAAAAGCCAAATCTGTATCGGTTGGTATTTGAGTGGGGCAATAGGGATCGAGAAAGTGATAATTGTGATGAAGATGTGTTGGAAGGCCTCCAACCTCACCCAAATTTAAAAGAGTTGCATATCCGGTATTTTAAGGGTGATCAGTTTCCACAATGGTTCATGAATTTGACATCACTGGTGGAGTTGCGTGTGGCGAATTGCACAAGATGCAGAGAACTCCCCACCCTAGGACAGCTGTCATCCCTCCAACATCTATATCTGACTGGATTGGAAAACATAAGAAGCATTGGGCTTTCATTCTACAGTACAAGTGCTGAGGAGGACTGCGGATCAGGAGGTTCAATCACTATTAGCAGACAAACATTCTTTCCAGCCCTTAAAATTCTCTCTCTCGAAAGAATGGAATATTTGGAAGAGTGGAAGGACGCACCCGAGATGATGTCAACCGCAGGTGAAGTACATGTGATAGATGTGTTTCCCGTGCTTGAAAAGTTGTCTATTTGGCGTTGCTCCCAGCTGATCACCATTCCAACTCCAAGTCGTTTCCCAAGTCTTGATGTATTGAAAATCAAAGAGAATTGCCATGTTTTGCTGGCAGAAAATGTTTTGAGCAATATAGCCAATCTCTCGTCCCTTGAATTAAGTGGTGGTCGTAGTCAACCCATAGAGTCTCTAAAATTAGTGAGACGACCAGAGAGCAGCTTGAGTATTGATAGCTGTGACAGTCTACCCACTGACATGCTTGAGCAACTCTGTCTTTTTCCAACTCTTCAGAGTGTAGAATTGAGGCATGCCGATAATATAACAACATTAAGAGGAATGAGTTGCGCCGCTTGTCTTAAGAGATTGGTAGTCTATCATTGTCAGAATTTACGGGAGTTGCCAGAAGATCTTTATCAATTTCAAGCTTTAGAGCACTTGGAGATACGGGGTTGCCCGAGAATTAATTCATTTGGATATCCAAATATTGGACAGAAAGGCCTCCTTAAGTCTCTTGAGGAATTTACTGTCGATGGGTGCCATGAATTAACAAGATTACCAGTGGAGATGTTCGAGTCGTGTACGTCTCTCCGAGAGCTGAAGTTGTCCTATTGCCGCAGTCTGGTCTCCTTTCCCCTTGATTTGCGACGAACCCCTTCTCTCGAGAGCTTCTCGTTACGGAGGTGTCCCAACTTGATTGCTGAGATGCCTAGTGGATTTGGCTATCTTACGAGCTTAAGGAAAGTGGAGATTGGTCCCTTCTCAGATTACTCAGTAATCGAATTTGATTGGGCTGGATTagcatcttcatcatcactccGACACGTGTCTTTGCATGGGATGCCTGACACGAAATCTCTGCCACATCAGCTTCAAGACTTGACTACCATCACATCACTATCTCTAAGTGGCTTCGGAGCAATCGAAGCCTTATCAGATTGGCTTGGGAACCTTGCATCTCTTGAAGAGCTAATCCTATTCAATTGCCCAAAGCTTGAATATTTACCCTCCGTAGATGCCATGGAACGCCTCAAATTAAGATGTCTGGAAATTTGGTATTGTCCTCTATTAACCGAAAGATGCACTCCTCAAAGCGGCTCCGAGTGGCCCAAGATCTCTAATATTCCGGAGCGTAAAAGTGATTAA
- the LOC113723684 gene encoding uncharacterized protein, giving the protein MADAAVSATIQVALQTVVSLAADHVNLAREFPEELVRLDKSAAMIRGFLAGADEDKHSPVVQNWLKQLEEEVFKADNVLDELNYENLRRKVKYQNQLTKKKVLFFFSFFNKIGFRWRLGSMIREINTNLQRIHRDAEGLGLAYKHQVEEAFATVAAGATTSRQTDSTIG; this is encoded by the coding sequence ATGGCTGATGCTGCTGTTAGTGCTACTATTCAGGTTGCATTGCAGACGGTTGTTTCCCTAGCCGCTGATCATGTTAATCTGGCTCGTGAATTCCCAGAGGAACTGGTGAGACTCGACAAATCTGCTGCAATGATCCGAGGCTTCTTGGCTGGTGCCGACGAGGACAAGCATAGCCCAGTGGTGCAAAATTGGCTCAAGCAGCTGGAAGAAGAGGTTTTCAAAGCCGACAATGTGCTGGACGAGCTCAACTATGAAAATCTTCGTCGGAAGGTGAAGTATCAAAATCAACTCACGAAAAAGAAGGTACTGTTCTTCTTTTCATTCTTTAATAAAATTGGTTTTCGTTGGAGGTTGGGTTCAATGATCAGGGAGATCAACACGAACCTTCAAAGGATCCATCGGGATGCAGAAGGTTTGGGACTGGCCTACAAGCACCAAGTTGAAGAAGCATTCGCTACTGTTGCTGCTGGAGCCACAACAAGCCGACAGACCGACTCTACTATTGGGTGA
- the LOC140035386 gene encoding uncharacterized protein, whose protein sequence is MPPVTRRSAKALKPIGIQKSLSTRSDWAENDIRKCLSNYYKMRKQRRHQDKERCNYSRQHEIKFAEHLVEMHRQGEIRDNIGSYVVPEIRRRLNGQYGTSFTEDSIRGKYYALRGETKLYISFKRRGTGMGWDSQKFTWLMDDSQWAAMEQVNPKYSKFRNDCTVYHLLEEVFVNQGATGDFSSGFENEPRTSADEREMETTARLARGKGSRSSRDKEAEIEVRGPKEAKGKGKGKRKSGDGSGCSPMSTASGSVTDRYLRVCESIESLVSRKKSSSTSASVSSPNKNRSGRDPSKKTDYEIAMEQLKLIENVNFMAKYNAVEILKDKQELDIWNLAASDADRITWMKLKGCFPPDSQEPPPPPPFRCFRCSSGAFI, encoded by the exons ATGCCCCCTGTTACCCGCCGTTCTGCCAAAG CATTGAAGCCGATTGGGATCCAGAAATCTCTTTCAACCAGGTCTGATTGGGCGGAAAACGATATTCGGAAGTGCCTTTCTAACTACTACAAG ATGAGAAAACAAAGGCGCCATCAAGATAAGGAGCGTTGTAATTACTCTAGGCAGCACGAAATCAAGTTTGCTGAGCACCTTGTTGAGATGCATAGACAGGGTGAAATTAGGGACAATATTGGGTCCTACGTGGTTCCCGAAATCCGGCGCCGGTTAAATGGCCAGTACGGCACCTCGTTTACCGAGGATAGTATAAGGGGCAAGTATTATGCATTGCGCGGGGAGACCAAGCTGTACATTTCCTTTAAGAGGCGTGGAACGGGAATGGGTTGGGATAGCCAGAAGTTTACATGGCTTATGGATGATAGCCAATGGGCCGCGATGGAGCAG GTCAACCCAAAATACAGCAAATTTCGAAATGACTGCACCGTCTATCATTTGCTTGAGGAAGTCTTCGTCAACCAAGGCGCGACGGGAGACTTCAGTTCTGGCTTCGAGAACGAGCCCCGTACTTCAGCCGATGAGCGAGAAATGGAGACTACAGCCCGGCTTGCACGGGGAAAGGGATCAAGGTCCAGCAGGGACAAGGAAGCTGAAATTGAGGTGCGAGGGCCGAAAgaagcaaaaggaaaggggaAAGGAAAGCGGAAGTCGGGTGATGGCTCTGGCTGTAGTCCCATGTCCACCGCTTCTGGCTCAGTGACCGATAGATATCTCAGGGTCTGTGAAAGCATCGAGTCACTGGTTAGTCGGAAGAAGAGCTCCAGCACGAGTGCCTCAGTTAGTTCTCCGAACAAGAATCGTTCTGGCCGCGATCCATCGAAGAAAACCGACTATGAAATTGCCATGGAGCAACTTAAACTTATTGAGAACGTCAATTTCATGGCCAAATACAACGCAGTTGAGATATTGAAGGATAAACAAGAGCTGGATATTTGGAATTTAGCTGCAAGTGACGCCGACCGCATCACTTGGATGAAGCTAAAAGGCTGTTTCCCCCCTGACTCTCAGGAGCCCCCTCCCCCACCCCCTTTTAGGTGCTTTCGTTGTTCATCAGGAGCATTTATTTGA
- the LOC113723692 gene encoding uncharacterized protein → MPSGFGYLTSLRNVEIGPFSDYSVIEFDWAGLASSSTLRHMSLRGMPDMKSLPHQLQDLTTITSLSLRDFGAIEALPDWLGNLASLDELILFGCEKLEYLPSMAAMERLKLRRLEIGNCPLLTETCTPQSGSEWPKISNIQELEID, encoded by the coding sequence ATGCCTAGTGGATTTGGCTATCTTACCAGCTTAAGGAATGTGGAGATTGGCCCCTTCTCGGATTACTCTGTAATCGAATTTGATTGGGCTGGATTAGCATCTTCATCAACACTCCGACACATGTCTTTACGTGGAATGCCTGACATGAAATCTCTGCCACATCAGCTTCAAGACTTGACTACCATCACATCACTATCTCTACGTGACTTCGGAGCAATCGAAGCTTTACCAGATTGGCTTGGGAACCTTGCGTCTCTTGATGAGCTAATCCTATTCGGTTGCGAAAAGCTTGAATATTTACCCTCCATGGCTGCCATGGAACGCCTCAAATTAAGACGTCTGGAAATTGGTAATTGTCCTCTATTAACCGAAACATGCACTCCTCAAAGCGGCTCCGAGTGGCCCAAGATCTCTAATATTCAAGAGCTTGAAATTGATTAA